A genomic stretch from Dermacentor albipictus isolate Rhodes 1998 colony unplaced genomic scaffold, USDA_Dalb.pri_finalv2 scaffold_16, whole genome shotgun sequence includes:
- the LOC139051940 gene encoding uncharacterized protein, with amino-acid sequence MAKKYMLKDLARKFMHAFVNIGYPNKLYNVAARSLVNQYPALMDTSDSGHTAVKPAFEVDEVCISETTNFMKKELKKGNPDMDKIEDAMNRTTAARRTNIEQEGMSLAALLDLYPALKLEKVICNECCRLTGVPPDNALLKALNDYSDHILNAARLKRAAQSTLCTLLAEMAVENRIARNYARGVGALMVLPFLVNERGDHMFIKMTPGQEFAHPALLYTGDSPMSSEAMCVKCEDVCVDVLDFTSGVVVLFSMYWAFNFEYVSSAKQTLSLLEHMMQIRTKTTKLGTKALKVLTAFKARSATATKKTATSVEQAVEQAEKAHQVTKV; translated from the exons ATGGCTAAAAAGTACATGCTCAAGGATCTTGCAAG AAAGTTTATGCATGCTTTTGTAAACATTGGGTACCCAAATAAACTGTACAATGTTGCTGCAAGGAGCCTCGTCAACCAGTACCCAGCACTGATGGACACATCGGACTCTGGCCAT ACTGCTGTGAAGCCAGCATTTGAAGTAGATGAGGTCTGCATCTCCGAGACaacaaattttatgaaaaaagaACTCAAGAAGGGAAACCCCGACATGGACAAAATAGAGGACGCCATGAACAGGACCACAGCTGCTAGGAGAACAAACATAGAACAAGAGGGCATGAGTCTTGCCGCTCTTCTAGACCTCTATCCAGCTTTAAAGCTAGAAAAGGTG ATCTGCAATGAATGCTGTCGCCTAACCGGTGTACCACCTGATAACGCATTGCTGAAAGCACTGAACGATTACAGCGACCATATTCTAAATGCAGCAAGGCTCAAGCGAGCAGCGCAGTCAACTCTGTGCACTTTGCTGGCAGAAATGGCTGTGGAGAACAGAATTGCGAGAAACT ATGCAAGAGGCGTGGGCGCTCTGATGGTTCTACCATTCCTTGTCAATGAGCGAGGGGACCACATGTTCATAAAAATG ACACCAGGACAGGAGTTTGCCCACCCCGCATTGCTGTACACTGGCGACAGCCCTATGTCTTCCGAGGCCATGTGTGTGAAGTGTGAGGACGTATGCGTTGATGTACTGGACTTCACTTCTGGTGTAGTAGTGTTATTTTCTATGTACTGGGCGTTCAACTTCGAATACGTCAGCTCTGCAAAGCAGACGCTCTCATTGCTAGAGCACATGATGCAAATCagaacaaaaacaacaaagcTAGGCACCAAAGCACTTAAAGTGCTAACAGCATTCAAAGCACGGTCAGCCACAGCAACTAAAAAAACAGCAACCAGTGTTGAACAAGCTGTTGAGCAGGCTGAGAAAGCACACCAAGTCACCAAAGTCTGA